The Benincasa hispida cultivar B227 chromosome 9, ASM972705v1, whole genome shotgun sequence genome has a segment encoding these proteins:
- the LOC120086534 gene encoding short-chain dehydrogenase reductase 3b-like: protein MSTMSNPTRRLHGKVSLITGAARGIGEETARLFAANGAFVVVADIDDELGQKVVASIGAEQASFHHCDVRDEKQVEETVSYTVGKYGRLDILVSNAGIVGTPSSILELNMSNFDNVISTNVRGVVATIKHAGQVMVKQKIRGSIICMASTGALISVNTSLLPYISSKHAVLGVVRSSCGELGEYGIRVNCVSPHGVATRLACQGLNLEESEVEEISSSSVSLKGVVLKTKHIAEAVLFLASDESVYISGQNLVVDGGFTAVKPLM, encoded by the exons ATGTCAACAATGTCTAACCCAACAAG GAGGCTGCATGGGAAGGTGAGTCTCATAACCGGAGCTGCCAGAGGCATCGGTGAGGAGACGGCGAGGCTATTTGCTGCCAATGGTGCTTTTGTTGTTGTAGCCGACATCGACGACGAACTAGGGCAGAAAGTGGTTGCGTCCATCGGTGCTGAACAGGCCAGCTTTCATCATTGTGATGTGAGAGACGAGAAGCAAGTTGAAGAAACGGTGAGCTATACCGTTGGAAAATACGGCCGCCTCGACATTCTTGTCAGCAATGCTGGCATTGTGGGCACTCCTTCTTCAATTCTAGAGCTCAACATGTCCAACTTCGACAACGTAATTTCGACTAATGTTCGGGGA gTGGTTGCGACCATCAAACATGCTGGACAAGTCATGGTTAAGCAAAAGATACGAGGATCGATCATTTGCATGGCGAGCACGGGAGCATTAATTTCCGTGAATACATCATTATTGCCATACATAAGCTCAAAGCATGCGGTGTTGGGGGTTGTGAGGTCGAGCTGTGGGGAGCTTGGGGAGTATGGGATTAGGGTGAACTGCGTGTCGCCACATGGGGTGGCGACGCGGCTGGCTTGTCAGGGTTTGAATTTGGAAGAGAGTGAGGTTGAAGAGATTTCTTCTTCATCGGTAAGCTTGAAGGGTGTGGTATTGAAGACTAAACATATAGCTGAGGCTGTTTTGTTTCTTGCATCTGATGAATCAGTTTATATAAGTGGACAAAACTTGGTCGTTGATGGAGGTTTCACGGCGGTCAAACCATTAATGTGA